A single window of Ischnura elegans chromosome 8, ioIscEleg1.1, whole genome shotgun sequence DNA harbors:
- the LOC124163570 gene encoding uncharacterized protein LOC124163570: MEEDKCPRDNVKDASQAEVIDSQPVDCSQLHTNLLAMLALKFMLEEEITDLRMITLKTVQGVSQSPVDNVVFTCKRHKDESKQERSCLIMPCHELSLEGKSETANQDLCSYFTELFKRYTTLMEETDQGFNLGNIQEVLIYFNNSSGMYSQNMLLESEVRDFIFGSKLFKWKSDFGVRKELLARVSIQLNPNVFVNSLENSCSFPESSILQFHDKVAFVRGPDPMQLVTSAKLVVDKYASNMDSDSTVESLMAIIRNLWKNRKVEKQNLFTSTDFKQLFAEVFSGLGKGNKVGMKYNLSGPVSDFVGRESQLKQLMEILQTENSSSKASSCTKVVLVGLGGVGKSELVREYCRRHFISHYDNILWINAESAEAIEACFKTLAFQELGIEATTSGGKLKSIFAVIQEMIGKIRNQRTLLVYDKARSLKIIRKYLPCNAKFCNHNFPHIIITSQFQDWEGLPMITLGCFKPEEAVAVLKRSLGQMTSWKEEDGKVLCRELGYYPLAIKQAISYIHEKIVQDGPKDTDRVLRSPITDYLQLLKENCEVVLDHPFKKGVVGNAETTFNTLLNTIDHLKKSLNGQVAITFLNIASYLSPDSINIEYMSRADPKYSFGVMEKSFLLLSKLFVMSIDGSNARVHRLIQLVNRIRLRKLGLEMDVLRSTMNLALKMDAQHVMNVWEIFKEYPLLVKEYASSLADVCEDLNCNRNYETALNFSQAALPILTTQLGDSAEEVIRFETHKAQCYFVLGQYDDAERFLKGHLYKWKNTTLHGDDPYFLGMFLWGSLFEVRGRLDEALDIFNELCFREGNHPPRISLFRLKRITLMLKKGVFDEKEWTFIEETSQLAYNTIRSRIEMMGYDQGASASLSSPGIPRVFSKSILGKFNSALDDVIIMVFHCYQSLPMKTDKWEEAYKVSKWCLDVLSKYGHNCRFIVERGRLQLVMMLGKLQNLKFVYNELMELSSKVNADDNEEAYSIVNAMMGRVFCLLGRFDEGIPKLLNSCFSRSRDVIIDDALEFFWYTVNEVSMSGNSDKVSFIVDKMLSEMLKNVGEKALPLVFLENCANVCNKLFLEYSRKLEAMNLLKRIYQCLKIKVGENHPVTLQAKILFAMFYFGFGKKRTIKKGILYLQEVRDLLLVMSHTKDLTYLNMLREVDVNLRLFILALEANS, translated from the coding sequence ATCTTGCCTTATCATGCCATGTCATGAACTGTCATTGGAGGGAAAATCAGAAACGGCTAATCAAGACCTTTGTAGTTATTTCACGGAGCTTTTCAAGAGGTATACCACTCTGATGGAAGAAACTGATCAAGGCTTCAATCTGGGAAATATCCaggaagttttaatttattttaataattccagTGGTATGTACTCACAAAATATGTTGCTGGAGTCAGAAGTTAGAGATTTCATTTTTGGTTCAAAGCTATTCAAGTGGAAGAGTGATTTTGGCGTGAGGAAAGAACTTTTGGCTAGAGTCTCAATTCAGCTAAATCCTAATGTTTTTGTGAACTCTTTGGAAAATTCGTGTAGTTTTCCTGAGTCAAGCATATTACAATTTCATGATAAGGTTGCTTTCGTAAGAGGTCCTGATCCAATGCAATTGGTGACATCAGCGAAACTAGTGGTTGATAAGTATGCTAGCAATATGGACTCTGATAGCACGGTTGAAAGTTTGATGGCAATTATAAGAAATCTGTGGAAGAACAGGAAAGTGGAGAAACAAAATCTCTTCACTAGCACCGATTTTAAACAGTTGTTTGCAGAAGTTTTTTCCGGCTTGGGGAAAGGAAATAAGGTTGGCATGAAGTATAATTTGAGTGGTCCAGTCTCAGATTTTGTTGGTAGGGAAAGCCAGCTGAAACAGTTGATGGAAATTCTTCAGACAGAGAACTCAAGTTCAAAAGCTAGTTCTTGCACCAAGGTAGTGTTGGTTGGATTGGGTGGTGTGGGTAAGAGTGAGTTGGTCAGAGAATACTGTAGAAGACACTTTATTTCACATTATGATAATATTCTTTGGATAAATGCAGAGAGTGCTGAAGCTATTGAGGCTTGTTTCAAGACTCTGGCATTCCAGGAACTGGGAATTGAGGCTACGACCTCTGGTGGTAAATTAAAGAGTATCTTTGCAGTCATTCAGGAGATGATTGGGAAAATAAGAAACCAGCGGACTCTGTTGGTATATGACAAAGCCAGGTCACTCAAGATAATCAGGAAGTATCTTCCTTGTAATGCAAAGTTTTGCAATCACAATTTTCCTCACATAATCATAACCTCTCAATTTCAAGACTGGGAGGGTTTACCCATGATCACTTTGGGCTGTTTCAAACCCGAGGAAGCTGTAGCTGTTTTGAAAAGGTCTCTTGGTCAAATGACAAGCTGGAAGGAAGAGGATGGAAAGGTTCTCTGTAGGGAACTTGGGTATTATCCCCTTGCCATAAAGCAGGCCATTTCTTACATTCACGAAAAAATTGTGCAAGATGGACCCAAGGACACTGATAGGGTACTAAGATCGCCCATCACGGATTATCTTCAATTGTTGAAGGAAAATTGTGAAGTTGTGTTGGACCATCCATTTAAAAAAGGTGTTGTTGGCAATGCGGAAACCACCTTCAACACACTATTGAACACCATAGATCATCTCAAGAAATCCCTTAATGGTCAAGTTGCCATCACCTTTTTGAACATTGCGTCATATCTGTCCCCAGACAGCATTAATATTGAATACATGTCAAGAGCGGATCCGAAGTACAGCTTTGGAGTTATGGAGAAGAGCTTCTTACTTCTGTCAAAGCTGTTTGTTATGTCCATTGATGGGAGCAACGCCAGAGTCCATCGGCTAATCCAGTTGGTGAATCGTATCAGGCTAAGGAAATTGGGTTTAGAGATGGATGTGCTGCGAAGTACTATGAATCTTGCTCTAAAAATGGATGCTCAACATGTTATGAATGTTTGggaaatttttaaggaatatcCACTTTTGGTGAAAGAATATGCTTCGAGTCTTGCTGATGTTTGTGAGGACCTTAATTGTAATAGAAACTATGAAACTGCCTTGAATTTTTCCCAGGCAGCACTGCCCATTCTCACAACCCAGCTTGGAGATAGTGCAGAAGAAGTGATAAGGTTTGAAACTCATAAGGCTCAGTGTTACTTTGTTCTTGGACAATATGATGATGCTGAAAGGTTCCTCAAGggtcatttatataaatggaAGAATACGACTTTGCATGGTGATGATCCATACTTTCTTGGAATGTTTTTGTGGGGCTCTTTGTTTGAAGTTCGGGGTAGACTCGATGAAGCTTTGGATATCTTCAATGAGTTATGCTTCAGAGAAGGAAATCATCCGCCTAGAATCTCTCTTTTTAGGCTGAAAAGAATCACTTTAATGCTTAAAAAAGGTGTGTTTGATGAGAAGGAGTGGACTTTTATTGAAGAAACCAGTCAATTAGCCTACAACACCATTCGTTCTCGAATTGAAATGATGGGATATGACCAAGGCGCGAGTGCTTCATTATCTTCACCAGGAATTCCAAGAGTTTTTTCCAAGTCAATACTTGGAAAATTCAATAGTGCATTAGATGATGTCATTATAATGGTCTTTCATTGCTATCAAAGTTTGCCCATGAAGACTGATAAGTGGGAAGAAGCGTACAAGGTTTCTAAGTGGTGTTTAGATGTCTTGTCTAAGTATGGCCATAATTGTCGGTTTATTGTTGAAAGGGGAAGACTGCAGTTGGTAATGATGCTGGGTAAACTACAGAATCTAAAATTTGTTTACAATGAATTGATGGAGCTCTCATCCAAGGTTAATGCTGATGACAATGAGGAAGCTTACTCTATTGTCAATGCGATGATGGGAAGAGTTTTTTGTTTACTTGGTAGATTTGATGAAGGCATACCCAAACTTCTTAATTCATGCTTCAGCAGGTCTCGTGACGTTATCATCGATGATGCATTAGAGTTTTTCTGGTACACAGTGAATGAAGTGTCTATGTCTGGAAATTCCGATAAAGTGTCCTTCATTGTAGACAAAATGCTGTCCGAAATGCTTAAGAATGTTGGTGAGAAAGCATTGCCTTTGGTTTTCCTGGAGAATTGTGCTAATGTATGCAATAAACTGTTTCTTGAATACTCAAGGAAGCTTGAAGCAATGAATCTATTGAAACGCATTTATCAGTGTCTGAAAATAAAGGTTGGAGAGAACCATCCTGTAACACTGCAAGCAAAAATCTTGTTTGCTATGTTCTATTTCGGGTTTGGTAAGAAGAGAACAATAAAGAAGGGAATTTTGTATCTTCAGGAAGTAAGAGATTTACTCTTGGTCATGAGTCATACTAAGGATCTCACTTACCTAAACATGCTAAGGGAAGTTGACGTGAATCTCAGACTGTTCATTCTTGCTTTGGAAgcaaattcttaa